In Myxocyprinus asiaticus isolate MX2 ecotype Aquarium Trade chromosome 16, UBuf_Myxa_2, whole genome shotgun sequence, a single window of DNA contains:
- the LOC127454439 gene encoding uncharacterized protein LOC127454439 isoform X2, translating to MEFSNLSGQTSSSSSSTPTDSVSSPSPSSPPKLSPLYTPFGPRLVMAKPTTSPRPQPEGASFELEGRSGTIIRPTGRFGKGACRRGPMKMERIKVLTGEEIESDCQEPETMDSRVVMGQEALLRNMETQSGMLLGKQIGQEKPISGHQLSERFKKSQVELDEKEKLDTGQVNPIVDQGMSLTSTPEQERTIGQLFECPVLESKEKDGELTESSTFFPDNEGEPLSLSQGKVPSLSFSEPPFVVDPRRIGVLPGVDSDQYYTAPSTPIKMAYCSHLKQQWCSGSPSQSPGSPADESDLCSPPTSPSGSYITAEGGSWTSYTSSTSHSCSPNLTAEAELQEAPACYVGSLSEIGDEFGEERIGTEKDSCMSKPDMSELLEDVVCEVDMLTRDTCKPRWVMEQASTHESRINTDCQEETEVSEDSQGQIDFQRAPGVTHAFNDPHHSLELDVHACVSEPFASLDPPLTPEENPTSFLLNQRLTTVPTSHDTGSKTPVECSSEIGDIGHNSLYLEIGSSAPLFHGYSREDGPGGDVMIPASMLPFHGSLIFQADSMEITLFPTDDEQGNDVDAYAAGEEEADVEECDEEEDEDNGVDDDDKDVDHNNDAQQQEADWRGGRGIEDPIEDDTSASFLNSLSENSINEGVDESFAYQDDTEESIDSTSFNGDDDDHLYSTEKHAELAQHFPGPDEPVQSVSHAKSESSGRESEMEISSGSSEPPNVESQENLPECNAHDESIITPQISETKGELAEGLTVNIEIIEQEGQQRTDPSKVTVTEEKGQQIITNDPTSVDQDKDIGKYSQIDSCVEGATAADICYETNVDDNQELDTKNGNSMELIDTSVQLAEMATNDLNKGDPHLTYLDDCSPTNIPVCAYPELSDVPDNLTPADVLPFERSMNQENLTDNQHGNDDINHSSSNMSCSTYSRLVISPKKENSDMAENEFYSEGWTPRNPLSLGECCDFEAENLLMCAIARSVHSKGLSVAHNIAAGEDIMGDSEDNNRYCDLHEKMADTEVAMVESNIASWRSIQDLSEAGGGEDDANNLQNPESNPLIHCSSDKGLMTSWNDPKNTCTPLILGAPSKLTLNVLSDDGRDVKDTTPNTDFNIPENLSSDTFRDGSAEIISKLMSQDHKSCLEPDKVPVSTSTISREQSGFTTNTLNSNQSDNLGPASNQYHSNSQQLSRTNTVSEDKLTFNLQGGSFGNFTLRKKSTNVKMVGTSEATLQQISKAHKEKTSDFEDGAPNETVGQEVRQVEANIKNENLNDEAKTTVRQLQDQKTTAGSQVQKTGEFVTHEGNNDKGSKICLKREAQEFKEKIQFLESNTKLNDKGSHKSALIDEKDEATPETVQNANSSQATPKVIDALETNLAVSISKDKEKIQSQKREMKATANQASSSDVLSLREVFAETLQKKDVSIAGNTEPFQTPEESIFHSPDSRSIDQTVSVCTESVVVTPITDLTRYGGHKELSNSIVGLTETTRDITEQDRVSPRCTSTVVQEKDLSTPIQESQPTHDISQTSALSSHTQLAPDDKPSPPDFQSSLKSTGVSTMELEAWESEEQTPILLPIQDTCHHESERSVMMPKPCRHENPPVCKGHRTEQAQSTTSIRQKDSTHAQRSLNQSGERETLPHISPRPGSLVKSQTQAERQNIERDVCPNSYRSKSPEDVDLPFKKNSSGNETDSDGSVPELEEPIGTLLRPSNPQLPDSPADDSVSRAKQSRSEKKARKAMSKLGLKQIHGVTRITIRKSKNILFVITRPDVFKSPASDIYIVFGEAKIEDLSQQVHKAAAEKFKIPLDPSPLLSDITPTLTIKEQSEEEEELDEGGLEQRDIELVMAQANVSRAKAVRALRHNKNDIVNAIMELTM from the exons ATGGAATTTTCCA ATCTATCTGGTCAAACATCCAGCTCTTCATCCTCAACTCCAACTGACAGTGTCTCCAGTCCTTCTCCCAGCAGCCCTCCCAAACTGTCCCCATTATATACTCCATTTGGCCCCCGTCTAGTAATGGCCAAACCCACCACTTCTCCTCGTCCACAGCCTGAAGGTGCAAGTTTTGAACTGGAAGGGCGGTCTGGAACTATCATCCGACCAACGGGGCGATTTGGTAAAGGAGCCTGTAGAAGAGGTCCTATGAAAATGGAACGGATTAAAGTCTTAACTGGAGAAGAAATAGAGAGTGACTGTCAGGAGCCAGAGACCATGGACTCAAGGGTAGTAATGGGGCAAGAAGCTCTACTAAGAAACATGGAGACACAGAGTGGAATGCTGCTAGGAAAACAGATAGGCCAAGAAAAACCTATTTCAGGACACCAGCTCTCAGAACGTTTTAAGAAAAGTCAGGTGGAGCTGGATGAGAAAGAAAAACTAGACACTGGTCAGGTGAATCCCATTGTGGACCAGGGTATGAGTTTAACTTCAACCCCAGAACAGGAGAGAACCATAGGTCAGTTATTTGAATGTCCAGTCCTTGAGTCCAAAGAGAAAGATGGTGAACTGACAGAGAGCAGTACTTTTTTCCCAGACAATGAGGGAGAGCCGCTGTCTTTATCTCAAGGTAAAGTGCCTTCCTTGTCATTTTCCGAGCCTCCCTTTGTTGTTGACCCACGACGCATTGGTGTTCTTCCAGGTGTGGATTCTGATCAATACTATACAGCCCCTTCCACTCCCATTAAGATGGCTTACTGCTCACATCTCAAGCAACAATGGTGCTCAGGGAGCCCGAGCCAAAGTCCTGGTTCCCCAGCTGATGAGTCCGATCTGTGCTCCCCTCCTACCTCTCCCTCTGGCTCCTACATCACGGCTGAGGGAGGCAGCTGGACCTCATACACCTCCAGCACCTCTCACTCCTGCTCCCCAAATTTAACAGCTGAGGCAGAGTTGCAAGAGGCTCCAGCTTGCTACGTGGGGTCCCTGTCAGAGATCGGTGATGAGTTTGGAGAGGAGCGAATCGGAACTGAGAAGGATTCTTGCATGTCAAAACCTGATATGTCAGAGTTGCTTGAAGATGTGGTCTGTGAGGTGGATATGCTAACAAGGGACACCTGTAAGCCTCGTTGGGTGATGGAACAGGCTTCCACACATGAGAGCAGGATAAACACAGACTGCCAGGAAGAGACCGAAGTGTCTGAGGACTCTCAAGGGCAAATAGATTTCCAGAGAGCCCCTGGTGTAACCCATGCTTTTAATGATCCACATCATAGTCTGGAACTGGATGTCCATGCCTGTGTGTCAGAGCCATTTGCAAGCCTGGATCCCCCTCTAACACCAGAGGAGAATCCAACTTCTTTTCTCCTCAATCAGAGGCTGACAACAGTGCCTACCTCACATGACACAGGGAGCAAAACTCCTGTTGAATGCTCTTCAGAGATCGGAGACATAGGCCATAACAGTTTATATCTTGAGATTGGATCCTCAGCTCCACTGTTTCATGGCTACTCCAGAGAAGATGGACCCGGGGGAGATGTAATGATTCCTGCCTCCATGTTGCCTTTCCACGGAAGCTTGATATTCCAGGCTGATTCCATGGAGATAACACTGTTTCCTACAGATGATGAGCAAGGGAACGATGTAGATGCATATGCTGCTGGAGAGGAGGAAGCAGATGtagaggagtgtgatgaggaggaggacgaAGATAAtggtgttgatgatgatgataaagatGTGGATCACAACAACGATGCacaacagcaagaggcagattggaGGGGTGGAAGGGGTATTGAAGACCCAATTGAGGATGACACCTCAGCATCGTTCCTAAATTCACTTTCAGAGAACTCGATAAATGAGGGAGTAGATGAGTCCTTTGCTTATCAGGATGACACAGAGGAGTCTATTGATTCCACTTCTTTTAACGGGGATGACGATGACCACCTGTATAGCACAGAGAAGCATGCTGAACTTGCCCAACATTTTCCTGGGCCAGATGAACCTGTGCAGTCAGTGAGCCATGCCAAATCAGAATCCTCAGGCAGAGAGAGTGAAATGGAGATATCCTCTGGATCATCTGAGCCTCCAAATGTAGAATCACAGGAAAATCTACCAGAATGCAATGCGCATGATGAAAGCATAATCACACCACAAATCTCAGAAACAAAGGGTGAGCTTGCAGAAGGATTAACTGTAAATATTGAAATAATAGAGCAGGAAGGCCAACAAAGAACAGATCCCTCAAAAGTCACAGTAACTGAAGAGAAAGGACAGCAGATCATCACCAATGATCCAACATCAGTTGATCAAGACAAAGACATAGGAAAATATAGTCAAATTGACTCCTGTGTGGAAGGTGCCACAGCCGCTGACATATGCTACGAGACTAATGTAGACGATAACCAGGAACTGGATACGAAAAATGGAAATAGCATGGAATTGATTGACACATCAGTGCAGCTGGCTGAAATGGCAACCAATGACCTAAATAAGGGAGACCCCCACCTAACATACCTTGATGACTGCAGCCCCACAAACATTCCTGTCTGTGCCTATCCTGAACTGTCTGATGTACCAGATAACTTAACTCCAGCTGATGTTCTACCATTTGAACGTTCCATGAATCAAGAAAATCTTACAGACAATCAGCATGGCAATGATGATATAAACCACAGCTCTTCAAATATGTCTTGCTCCACTTACAGCAGACTTGTCATTTCACCAAAGAAAGAGAACTCTGACATGGCAGAAAATGAATTTTACTCTGAGGGTTGGACACCAAGGAACCCCTTGTCTTTAGGTGAATGCTGTGACTTTGAGGCTGAAAATCTGCTAATGTGTGCGATAGCCAGATCAGTGCACAGTAAGGGTTTGTCTGTTGCTCATAACATTGCTGCTGGAGAAGACATCATGGGTGACAGTGAGGACAACAATAGATACTGTGACCTCCATGAGAAGATGGCAGACACTGAAGTTGCCATGGTTGAGTCAAACATTGCCAGTTGGAGATCCATTCAGGATCTTTCAGAGGCAGGAGGGGGTGAGGATGATGCAAATAACCTTCAAAATCCAGAGAGCAATCCACTCATACATTGCAGTTCTGATAAGGGTCTGATGACATCATGGAATGATCCCAAAAATACTTGCACACCCCTAATTTTGGGTGCTCCATCAAAACTTACGTTGAATGTGCTTTCAGATGATGGGAGAGATGTGAAAGATACGACTCCAAACACAGACTTTAACATTCCAGAGAATTTGTCTTCAGACACATTTAGGGATGGAAGTGCTGAAATAATTTCTAAACTGATGTCTCAGGATCACAAATCTTGTCTAGAACCTGACAAGGTCCCTGTTTCAACATCGACCATTTCCCGTGAACAAAGTGGATTTACTACAAATACATTGAATTCAAACCAATCAGACAATCTTGGTCCAGCTTCAAATCAGTATCATTCGAACTCTCAACAACTTAGTAGAACAAACACTGTCTCAGAAGACAAGCTCACATTTAACTTGCAAGGGGGATCATTTGGCAATTTTACACTCAGAAAGAAATCAACCAATGTAAAGATGGTTGGCACCTCAGAAGCAACACTCCAACAAATATCTAAGGCACATAAAGAGAAAACTTCAGATTTTGAAGATGGGGCTCCAAATGAAACAGTAGGGCAGGAAGTAAGGCAAGTGGAGGCAaacatcaaaaatgaaaatttaaatgaTGAAGCTAAAACAACTGTCAGACAACTCCAAGACCAGAAGACTACAGCTGGCTCTCAGGTTCAGAAGACTGGTGAATTTGTCACACATGAGGGAAACAATGACAAGGGATCGAAAATATGTCTAAAGAGAGAGGCACAAGAGTTTAAAGAGAAAATTCAATTTCTGGAGAGCAACACAAAGCTTAATGATAAAGGTTCACATAAATCAGCTCTTATTGATGAGAAAGATGAGGCAACACCAGAAACAGTGCAAAATGCTAATTCAAGTCAAGCCACACCAAAGGTAATTGATGCCCTTGAAACCAACCTTGCCGTTTCAATCTCGAAGGATAAAGAAAAGATCCAGTCCCAAAAGAGGGAAATGAAGGCTACAGCTAATCAAGCATCAAGCTCTGATGTGCTTTCATTGAGAGAGGTTTTTGCTGAAACGCTGCAAAAAAAGGATGTCTCTATAGCAGGGAACACTGAACCTTTTCAAACACCAGAAGAATCAATTTTCCACTCCCCTGACTCTAGATCTATTGATCAAACAGTTTCTGTTTGTACAGAGTCAGTGGTTGTAACTCCGATAACAGACCTTACAAGGTATGGTGGGCACAAAGAACTTTCCAACAGTATAGTAGGTTTAACAGAAACCACAAGAGACATCACAGAACAAGACAGGGTCTCTCCCAGATGTACATCCACAGTTGTCCAGGAGAAGGACCTCTCTACCCCCATACAGGAGTCACAGCCCACACATGACATCTCCCAAACATCTGCTCTCTCTTCGCATACTCAACTAGCTCCAGATGACAAACCCAGCCCACCTGACTTTCAAAGTTCCCTTAAATCCACTGGAGTTAGCACTATGGAATTAGAAGCATGGGAATCAGAGGAACAAACACCAATTTTGCTTCCTATTCAAGACACATGCCATCATGAGAGTGAGAGATCGGTCATGATGCCAAAGCCATGCAGACATGAGAACCCTCCAG tatGTAAAGGACACCGAACAGAACAGGCCCAGTCCACAACATCCATTAGACAAAAAGACAGTACCCATGCCCAAAGGTCATTGAATCAGTCAGGTGAAAGAGAGACCCTACCTCACATCAGTCCAAGACCAGGCTCCTTGGTAAAATCTCAAACACAAGCAGAGCGGCAAAACATAGAACGAGATGTGTGCCCAAATAGCTACCGATCAAAAAGCCCAGAGGATGTGGATCTTCCCTTCAAAAAGAACA GTTCTGGTAATGAAACAGATAGTGATGGTTCAGTGCCTGAGCTAGAGGAACCTATTGGAACATTGCTGAGACCCTCAAACCCACAG TTACCAGACTCTCCTGCTGATGATTCAGTGAGCAGAGCTAAACAGAGTCGAAGTGAGAAGAAAGCACGAAAG GCAATGTCAAAGCTTGGCCTGAAACAGATCCATGGAGTGACACGTATCACCATTCGGAAGTCCAAGAACATTCTCTTTGTTATTACACGCCCAGATGTTTTCAAAAGTCCTGCATCAGATATTTACATAGTCTTCGGAGAGGCCAAG atCGAAGACCTTTCACAGCAGGTACACAAGGCAGCGGCGGAGAAATTTAAGATTCCCCTTGACCCCTCACCTCTGCTATCAGACATCACACCCACCCTGACCATAAAGGAACAGAGTGAAGAAGAAGAGGAG CTGGATGAGGGTGGGCTGGAGCAGAGAGATATCGAGCTGGTAATGGCGCAGGCCAATGTGTCTCGGGCTAAAGCTGTCCGTGCGCTGCGTCACAATAAGAATGACATTGTCAACGCCATCATG GAGCTGACTATgtaa